DNA sequence from the Treponema sp. OMZ 838 genome:
ACACGCTTTTGTGCGGCCAAACTTAATTAAAAATATGCTAGCTGATTTTTTTTATTTGTCAATCACTTATTTTGTAACTTTTTTGCTTTTTTTTGTTACGGACAACCTCTCTTCCATATAATATAGAAGCAATAATCAACCCTGTTTTTGTAAAATCGCAGGGGATATAACAAATAATGCGTAATTATTTAAGCGCTTCCACTTCTGCTTGAGGGAGTCCTACAATTTTACAAATATCGCCGAGGGGATAACCCATTGTAAGCATGGTTTTTGCCGTTTCGAGCGCTTTTTGGCGGGAGCCGCGCTCAAGGCCTCTTGCTTCACCTTCGGCAAGACCGAGCGATTTGCCTTCAGCTCTCCCGCGTTCAAGGCCTTTCCGTTCAGACTCGTTTATCATCGAGAGCCGGTCGCTTTCATATTCCCACGCTGCCTCATACCGCTTCCGTTCTTGCTCATCCAGATAAAAGATGTCCATCACCTTATTTGCCTTCGCCATTACCGGATTTCCTTGTGCGAGCACTTACCTTACCTCCTATCTTTTGAAAATATGTGGGCACCTACTTCGTTATTTCACAAAAATTAGTCCTCAACGTATCAGAAGCGGCACGGATGCCGCTGGTTTTAGTCTGCTACGTGTTTGTCTTGCAAACACGTAGGTAAAAAATGTGCAGGGATGTACATTTTTTACCGTGCTTGCGGGTAATTTTTGTTCACGCCTCGTATCTGCTCCACCTCTTTTCAAAAGAGTTAGTTCGTATAAATCGTAGTCAGTCTATCAGTTTTTGTTCTTTACCGGTAGAGACTTTTTTCTTTGCTCCACCATGGATGGCGGGGGTTTCAAGCAGAAGCGATGGGGCCGTCCAAAAACTGAAAACCTATCGGCTTACAAAAATGCGGTGAGTGCGGTATACTGTATAAAACTCGGATACCCGTGTTCGAGTTTCACCGGTGGTAAACATCGCATACCGAAAGATAAAAGCAAGGAGGTACCGATGAAAAAGAGCTTTGACGACCGATAAAAAATGTACGTCCGTGTACATTTTTTATCTCGAGTGTTTTTGCTACGCAAAAAACTCGACAGGGTTTTAACCACCGCCATCCATGGCGGATGATTATATGTTCTGTACAGTCATGCAGGATGAAGAACTGTGCAAAGAACTATTGTCAATGATTCTTAGAAACAAGGTCGGTAAAATTGTACGGCTTTTTAGACAAAAACCTATCGAAAATCAAATAGCTTCCAAGGGCGTGAGGCTTGATATAATGATAGAAGATGAGACAGGAAAACTCTATGATATAGAAATGCAAACCACGAACGAACGAAACTTACCAGAGAGAATGCGCTATTACCAATGTGCGATAGACAACAGCGCAATTAACAAGGGCGGTGACTACAATGATTTGCCTGACACTTTTATCATCTTTTTATGTACCTTTGATTACTTGGAAAAAGGCTTACCCGTTTACACGATAAAACCTTACTGTAGCGAAGCGGAACAGGAATTTACTGATGGAACTACAAAAATAATCATCAACAGTACTGCTTCGGAACAGGCGGAAGAAAACCTAAAAGCCTTTTTATCTTACATGAACGGACAAAGTCCGAATACGGTATTCACTAGAAAGCTGGAGGAGAAAGTAAATGAAACCAAAGAAGACGAAGAGAAACGGAGGGAGTATATGTTATTAAAATCATTTGAAATGGACGCACGCAGAGCCGGTATAGCCCAAGGAATGCAAGCCGGTATAGCCCAAGGTAGAAGCGAAGGCATAGCCCAAGGTGCATATCAAAAAGCGCTTGAAACGGCAAAGAATTTACTCGGTTTAGGACTATCGATTGAGAAGATCGCACAAGCAACCGGCCTATCCCAAGCGGAAGTAGAAAAGCTGTAAGGCGAAATGAGGAGGTGCCGATGAAAAAGAGCTTCGATGGACAGCATCGAGCTGCCATGGGATTTGCTCATTTTCACACCTCCTACAGTCCTTATGTGACTTTTGGAAGAAAATGGCTGGAAAAATTCATCATTTCTTAAATTAAAATTTATTTAAGTGCTTCCACTTCTGCTTGAGGGAGTCCTACAATTTTACAAATATCGCCGAGGGGATAGCCCATTGTAAGCATGTTTTTTGCTGTTTCAAGCGCTTTTTGGCGGGAGCCGCGCTCAAGGCCTTTACGCTCAGACTCGCTTATCATCGAGAGCCGGTCGCTTTCATATTCCCATGCTGCCTCATACCGCTTCCGTTCTTGCTCATCCAGATAAAAGATGTCCATCACCTTATTTGCCTTCGCCATTACCGGATTTCCTTGTGCGAGCATAGACCGCTCCTCCTTACTGTCTGTTTTGATAAACATAAGCCATTTTTCTAGGCTTGTCAAACTCTCTTTTTGCAGCTTTGTTAAGTCTAAAAAGTGAATCTCCAAAAGCTCATCCAAGAGTGTTTGTTCTTCCGTTTCCCGTATCTGATAGATTGAATATATCTTTTCGCTCAGCTTAAACGGGCTATTCAGCACATTGATTGCAATACACTTTTTCAACTGCGCATACTGGAAGCCGCTCATAAAATGTTCATGGATCAGTTTAGAACAGTAAAAGATACTGCGTTTAGGATAATAATCAAAATAGGTATTCTGCATCTCTACATCGATTTTACGGCCGTCGCGTAAGCGGATTTTAATGTCGAGCCGCCCGGTTTTATCGTTGTAGAATCGGGGAATCTGTTCGCTATTTTCGATACGAACATCGTCAAAATCATCTTTGCTCAACAGGGTAACCAAAGAGAGAAATTCGATCATGATATCCTTATTCTCTTCAGTACCAAAGAGCTTTTTGAATGCATAGTCGTTTCGAGCGGTGAAATGCATTGAGCTGTTATGGGATTTGCTCATTTTCACACCTCCTACAGTCCTTATGCGACTTTTGGAGGAAAATGGCTGGAAAAAACACTATAATTTACATCAAAAATTCATCATTTCTTAAATTAAAATTTATCGCTGAGAAACCTCTGAGAGCTTCTCCCCTCCCAGCAAATCCCGCTCATCCTATTCACTAAAATCGCTAAATGAGGTATCATTTTAGCCGTTTTATGAAAAAAAGGGGGAATCCGTTATGGATATTCAATCGGTATTAAAAAGTCTGCACCCGCTTGAGATCAAGGTATTAAAGAACTTTAAGATAGGCGAAGGATTATATGCGAAAAAACTGCAAGAGGTTTTGCAGTATAAAGAAGGTCATGCAAATCAGGCCTTTTCGTGGCTCAAGCTCAAGGAATTGGTAGAAGAAAAAACGAGAAAGACAACCGTTGTCTATGAATTGACGGAGCTTGGCAAGGATTATGCACAAAACGGATTGCCTACCGAGCGGATTATCCTATTGTTAAAGGAAGCAGGGCCACTCAAGCTGCCCGAAATTGCGCAAAAACTCGGTTTACAGAATAAGGATGTCGGCTCTTCCTTCGGGGAACTTTCCAAGGCGGGCTGTGCCGCGATGAATGATGAAAAAAAAGCGGCATATATAAAAGACCCTGACGATAAAAACTTCTTGCTGAAAAAAGCGCTGCTGAAACGTGCCGCGGAGGCTGCCGAGTGCCGTCTGCCTGAAGACTCTTTAACGGATGACGAAAAGACCTGCATTGCCGATATTGCGAAAAAGCGCGGCGCTGCGGATACCGCATTCAAGATTATCGAACGGGACGAGATTGTTTACGCCTTTACGGATATGGTTGCCGCAGTGCAGAAAGCCTTGAATGCGGCGGGCATTACCGGCGATGAAACGGGACAACTGACATCCGAAAGTCTTAAAACAGGCGCATGGAAAACGCAAACCTTCCGCAGCTACAATATCCAGCTGCCGCCAGCCCGCGTTATCCCCGGCAGAACAAACCCCTACGTTGATTTTTTGGAGAGCGTCAAAGATAAACTCACGTCGCTCGGCTTCGAGGAATTTGACGGGCCGCTGGTCGAAACGGATTTCTGGAACTCTGATGCGCTCTTTATGCCGCAGTTCCACGCAGCCCGCGACATTCACGATGTGTATTACCTAAAAAATCCCACGCACGCCAAAGCGATTGAGGAACCCTTCCTTTCCCGCGTTGCGGAAATTCATGAAACGGGCGGGGACAGCGGCAGCCGCGGCTGGAATTATCACTTTGATCGCGATTTTACTCGACAGCTTTTGCTCCGCAGCCAAGGCACGGTATTGTCCGCTCATCAGCTGGCAAAGGCAAAAATCCCGGGTAAATACTTCGGTATTGCGCGCTGCTTCCGCTACGATAAAGTAGACGCAACGCACCTTTCCGACTTTTACCAGACGGAAGGTATCGTCCTCGGCGAACAGGTCAACCTGCGAACGCTGCTCGGTATCCTCAAGATGTTTGCCGTCGAAATTGCCGGCGCCACCGAAGTGAAATATGTCGGAGGGTACTTCCCCTTTACGGAACCTTCTATAGAGGTGCATATCAAGCATCCGGTACTCGGCTGGTTTGAACTGGGCGGATCCGGCATCTTTCGCCCCGAAGTTACCAAGGCGATGGGCATCGACGTTCCCGTTCTGGCATGGGGTATCGGAATTGACCGTATGGCGCTGATGGCATTGGGGCTCAACGATTTACGCGAGTTGTTCAGCACCGATATTGAAGGCGTCCGGCTCCGCAGATAGCGCAAAGCGGGGATGCTTCAAAAGCCGGTTGCTTTTTCGACATTCCCAAGCGTACATAACACAAAAACGATAATCTATGAACCGGAAATCTTCTTTACTCAAAAGCGGTATTAGCCTGTCCGTACTCACCCTCATCTCGCGGATTTTGGGGCTGATACGGGAAATGACCAAATCAGCCTTCCTCGGCACCGGCCCCCTTGCGGACGCCTTTACCGTTGCGTTTATGATTCCCAATCTGCTTAGGCGCATCTTTGCCGAAAACAGCATGACCGTTGCGTTTATACCTACTTTCCAAACGTATCTGGAGGAAGAAAAACGCAATACGCCGGATGCAAAGGCGACGATGAAGGAGTTCCTTTCCGCAACATTCACTATGCTGTCTTTTGCCGTAACGGGCACCGTCATCATCGGGATTTTGTGCAGCGGTCTGATTGTTGCGGTGTTCTTTCCGAAAATCGGCGACTTTTCCGCAACGGTGCTCTTAACGCGCATCATGTTTCCGTACCTGCTACTTATCTCCGTGGCAGCATTCTTTCAAGGAATATTGAACGGCGTCCGCAGCTTTTTACCGACAGGGATTACGCCGATTTTGTTTAACCTGTCCGTTATCGGCTGCACCTTTGTACTCGCAAAGCCCTGCGGCAATCCGGCTCTTGCAATGGCAATCGGCGTGGTAATCGGCGGATCCTTCCAGATGCTGTTTCAACTCCCCTTTGTACTGCGCGCAGGCTTTTCGTTTAAGCTGATATCGTTCCGGCGCTGTGTCCGGAACGCCGGAGCGCGGAAAATCCTACGGCTGATTGTGCCGACCTTGATAGGTACGGCGGTGTATCAGATTAACGACCTCGTTTCCACGGCGCTTGCGACATACTCCGGAGTCGGAGTCGCGGCAAGTTTGCAGTATTCAATCCGTTTACAAGAACTTATTCTCGGCATCTTCGCCGTTTCTGTCGGCACGGTTATCCTGCCCGACCTGTCCGCCCATGCGGTTAATAAGCAATGGGAGGTATTTCAAAAACTGCTCTTGAATGCCGCAAAGATTATTGCGCTCGTAACCGTTCCTGCAACGATTTTCCTGCTCTGTTCGGGCGAACATATTATCATTTTGGTGTATAAGAGCCGCCGCTTCACTGACGAGTCTGTCCGGCTTACTTTGCAGGCCTTTCAGTGGCATATCGCAGGGTTGTTTTTTATTGCATTAAACAGGATTTTAACCTCGGCTTTTTATGCGCAAAGCGATACCAAACGTCCCACGATTGCAGGTATTGCGTGTTTCGGAATCAATATTGTGCTTGCGGCAGCTCTGGCGGGTATTATGCAAGGCGGCGGTATCGCGTTGGCACTGACCGTTGCGAGTGCTGTCAATACCGGCCTTCTGCTGTATTTTCTTACCAAAAGCGATTCGATCGATGTGCGTACCTTGCTTGTATCGGCAACAGGTTTTACCGTTAAGATGCTGCTTTTTTCGCTGATTGCCGCCGCCCCGCTGTATTTTTTCGGTGCACGGCTCTACGATCCGTTAGCGGCGTACCCCCGCATTATCGCACAAGGACTTCCGCTCTTTATCAGCGCCGCGCTTTTCGCACTGATTATTTTAACGCTGCTTTTG
Encoded proteins:
- a CDS encoding Rpn family recombination-promoting nuclease/putative transposase is translated as MFCTVMQDEELCKELLSMILRNKVGKIVRLFRQKPIENQIASKGVRLDIMIEDETGKLYDIEMQTTNERNLPERMRYYQCAIDNSAINKGGDYNDLPDTFIIFLCTFDYLEKGLPVYTIKPYCSEAEQEFTDGTTKIIINSTASEQAEENLKAFLSYMNGQSPNTVFTRKLEEKVNETKEDEEKRREYMLLKSFEMDARRAGIAQGMQAGIAQGRSEGIAQGAYQKALETAKNLLGLGLSIEKIAQATGLSQAEVEKL
- a CDS encoding Rpn family recombination-promoting nuclease/putative transposase, coding for MSKSHNSSMHFTARNDYAFKKLFGTEENKDIMIEFLSLVTLLSKDDFDDVRIENSEQIPRFYNDKTGRLDIKIRLRDGRKIDVEMQNTYFDYYPKRSIFYCSKLIHEHFMSGFQYAQLKKCIAINVLNSPFKLSEKIYSIYQIRETEEQTLLDELLEIHFLDLTKLQKESLTSLEKWLMFIKTDSKEERSMLAQGNPVMAKANKVMDIFYLDEQERKRYEAAWEYESDRLSMISESERKGLERGSRQKALETAKNMLTMGYPLGDICKIVGLPQAEVEALK
- a CDS encoding phenylalanine--tRNA ligase subunit alpha; the protein is MDIQSVLKSLHPLEIKVLKNFKIGEGLYAKKLQEVLQYKEGHANQAFSWLKLKELVEEKTRKTTVVYELTELGKDYAQNGLPTERIILLLKEAGPLKLPEIAQKLGLQNKDVGSSFGELSKAGCAAMNDEKKAAYIKDPDDKNFLLKKALLKRAAEAAECRLPEDSLTDDEKTCIADIAKKRGAADTAFKIIERDEIVYAFTDMVAAVQKALNAAGITGDETGQLTSESLKTGAWKTQTFRSYNIQLPPARVIPGRTNPYVDFLESVKDKLTSLGFEEFDGPLVETDFWNSDALFMPQFHAARDIHDVYYLKNPTHAKAIEEPFLSRVAEIHETGGDSGSRGWNYHFDRDFTRQLLLRSQGTVLSAHQLAKAKIPGKYFGIARCFRYDKVDATHLSDFYQTEGIVLGEQVNLRTLLGILKMFAVEIAGATEVKYVGGYFPFTEPSIEVHIKHPVLGWFELGGSGIFRPEVTKAMGIDVPVLAWGIGIDRMALMALGLNDLRELFSTDIEGVRLRR
- the murJ gene encoding murein biosynthesis integral membrane protein MurJ — translated: MNRKSSLLKSGISLSVLTLISRILGLIREMTKSAFLGTGPLADAFTVAFMIPNLLRRIFAENSMTVAFIPTFQTYLEEEKRNTPDAKATMKEFLSATFTMLSFAVTGTVIIGILCSGLIVAVFFPKIGDFSATVLLTRIMFPYLLLISVAAFFQGILNGVRSFLPTGITPILFNLSVIGCTFVLAKPCGNPALAMAIGVVIGGSFQMLFQLPFVLRAGFSFKLISFRRCVRNAGARKILRLIVPTLIGTAVYQINDLVSTALATYSGVGVAASLQYSIRLQELILGIFAVSVGTVILPDLSAHAVNKQWEVFQKLLLNAAKIIALVTVPATIFLLCSGEHIIILVYKSRRFTDESVRLTLQAFQWHIAGLFFIALNRILTSAFYAQSDTKRPTIAGIACFGINIVLAAALAGIMQGGGIALALTVASAVNTGLLLYFLTKSDSIDVRTLLVSATGFTVKMLLFSLIAAAPLYFFGARLYDPLAAYPRIIAQGLPLFISAALFALIILTLLLITGDSLLKTAVQKIRRR